The DNA segment CCGTTGTTCAGGGCGTGGAACAGCACGCCCGGCAAGAGGCTTCGGCTGCGGACGGCCAGCAGGCCCAGGAAGACGCCCAGGATCGCCGCGTTGAAGAACTGCTGGAAGAGACTCAGGAACACGTGAAGCAACGCGAACAGGAGCGCCGAGAGGACGATTGCCGAGTAGGGCCGCCTCCCCGTCTTCAGTCCCGACAGGATGAAGCCCCGGAACGCGACCTCTTCGCAGACGGCCGGCGTCAGGGCGAACAGCAGGACGGCCAGCAACAGCGGAGTCTCGCCCTGGAGGAGCGAGTTGAAGACGGCCTTGGTCGCGTCGGAGAGCGGGAAAGCCCATTCGACCAGCCGGCTCAACTCGGCCGTCAGCGGGTTCACCGCCACGGCCGTCGCGGCGGCCAGGGCGAAGTAGCGAGCGTCCGTCGAGCGGAGACGAAGAGTCCCCAGCGGGTCGGTGGTCAGCAAAAAGGCCATCGCGGTCGGCACGAGCAGGATCAGCAGTTGGCCGATGGCCACCGCCCCCAGCCCGCTCGTCGAGCCGGCCGTCAAGGACGCCTGGGCGAACAACCACGAGGCCGTGATCACCAGCGCGAAGCAGAGCACCGCCTGCGAGGCCGACGGCCGAGGCCCCCGGTCGCGGATCGTCGCCTTGACCCACTGCACCAGGTTGAACCGCTCGGATTCACGGAACAGCACCTCCTCATCCTGGAACTGCTCGACGGCCCAGCGCAACGCCAGCCAGGCGTAGATGACCGTCGGCACCAGCACGGGGATGAAGTAACGGAACCCCGTGGCGTAGTCGCCCACGATGAGCGCCCTCAGCAGGAGGGCCGCACCGGTCACGGGGACCAGGCTGTAGAAGGCGTTCAACTCGATGCCCGGCGTCATCGTCAGGAAGATCAGCGGCAGGCAGATCAGGTAGAGAGGGGTCATGTAATACTGCCCCTCCTTCATGCTGCGGGCCATCGCCGCGACCGCCAGGCAGACCGCGCTGAAGAAGGCGGCCAGCGGGATCAGCAGGACGATCATCCAGAGGGCCGACTGCAAGGTCGGCGGGGCGAGCGCCGCGGCGGCGCTGCTCGCCGAGTCTTCGCCGCCGAAACCGACGGCCCGCCGGGCCATCTGCAAGCCGGTGAGGCCCATGCTCAGCAGGTTCAACACGGCCGTCGTCACGCTGGCGGCGAGCACCGCCAGGAACTTGCCCAGGACGATCTCAGCGCGACCAGCGGGGCTGATGAGGAGGGTCTCCATGGTCCCCCGCTCCTTCTCGCCGGCGCAGAGGTCGACGGCCGGGTAGAAAGCTCCGGTGAGGGCCATGATGACCAGAAGGAAGGGGAAGATCCGCCCCCAGACGTTGCCGCCGATCTCCTGCCTCGTGGCCACGTCCTGCGGGATGACGTCGATCGGCTTGGCGTAGCCTTCGGGCAGCTTGTCTTCCTTGCGGCGTTCCTCGACGATCCCGCCCTTCCAGCGGTCGAGAGCCTCGCGAAGACGGAGGTAGGTGATCTTGCTGGTCTCGTCGACGCTCTTGTAGTGGATCGGAATCGCCGCGTCGGCCCGGGCCTTGAATTGCTCCGGAAGGTCCGGCGGGATCACCATCACGGCCGAGGCCAGGCCGTCGCGAACCGCTCGCCCTCGGACCGCGTCGTCGGCCCATTCGCCGGAGTCGGGGACGCGTTCAACCTCCAGGCGGGCGGCCTCGGCGGGACTGTCGAAGAGGGCCGGGTTGAAGCCCGTCCCCTCGGCGTTCAGCAGCGGGGGGTCTTTCGGCAAGCGGTCGGCGCCGACGATCACCACCCGGCGCGGCTTCTCCTGCAAGGCGGCCGCGAACTGGAGCACCCCCGCGCCGATCAGGGGGTACAGCAGGATCGGAAAAACGACCACCATGAAGAGCGTGCGGCGGTCTCGGAGCTGGTCGAGCCCCTCGCGGACGAAGATCTGCCAGACGTTCGACCAGTTCATGAATTCGACCCCGCCCCGATCGCCTGACCGCCGGCCGCCGCGTACCGAGCGTCCGCTTGTTCGACGAGCTTGAAGAACAACTCCTCGACGTCAGGCTGGCTGTAGGTCGCGAGCAACTCGTTGATCGGCCCCTGGGCCTGGAGTTCGCCCCGGTAGATGATCGCGACCCGCGAGCAGAGACGCTCGACCTCGCTCATGGAGTGGGTCGAGAAGACGATCGTCTTGCCCATGTCTCGGAGTTCCAGGATCTTGTCGAGGACCACGCGTTGAACCAGGATGTCCAGCCCCGAGGTCGGCTCGTCGAAGATCAGCACCGGCGGGTCGTGGACGATCGTCCGGGCGATGGAGACCTTCTGCTTCATGCCGGTGGACATCTTCGAGCCCAGCACGTCGCGGAAGTCGTCCATCTTGAGCCAGCCGAAGACGGTTTCCATCCGCTCGCGAAGCCTGTCCTTGGGCAAGCCGTAGAGCCGGCCGAAGTACTCGACCAGCTCCCAGGCGGTCA comes from the Paludisphaera rhizosphaerae genome and includes:
- a CDS encoding ABC transporter permease subunit/CPBP intramembrane protease, which gives rise to MNWSNVWQIFVREGLDQLRDRRTLFMVVVFPILLYPLIGAGVLQFAAALQEKPRRVVIVGADRLPKDPPLLNAEGTGFNPALFDSPAEAARLEVERVPDSGEWADDAVRGRAVRDGLASAVMVIPPDLPEQFKARADAAIPIHYKSVDETSKITYLRLREALDRWKGGIVEERRKEDKLPEGYAKPIDVIPQDVATRQEIGGNVWGRIFPFLLVIMALTGAFYPAVDLCAGEKERGTMETLLISPAGRAEIVLGKFLAVLAASVTTAVLNLLSMGLTGLQMARRAVGFGGEDSASSAAAALAPPTLQSALWMIVLLIPLAAFFSAVCLAVAAMARSMKEGQYYMTPLYLICLPLIFLTMTPGIELNAFYSLVPVTGAALLLRALIVGDYATGFRYFIPVLVPTVIYAWLALRWAVEQFQDEEVLFRESERFNLVQWVKATIRDRGPRPSASQAVLCFALVITASWLFAQASLTAGSTSGLGAVAIGQLLILLVPTAMAFLLTTDPLGTLRLRSTDARYFALAAATAVAVNPLTAELSRLVEWAFPLSDATKAVFNSLLQGETPLLLAVLLFALTPAVCEEVAFRGFILSGLKTGRRPYSAIVLSALLFALLHVFLSLFQQFFNAAILGVFLGLLAVRSRSLLPGVLFHALNNGFAVALGAWVGLLKRMGAAGAVYRDAEHGLYQFPWVIVAAASAAALFLYLWRFDRPKIEGAG
- a CDS encoding ABC transporter ATP-binding protein; this translates as MIQVERLGKSFRDTQRGWVEAVRDVSFECRPGEIFGLLGPNGAGKTTTLRILSTVLRPTAGRAMVAGYDVVEAPQEVRRRIGFMSANTGIYDRMTAWELVEYFGRLYGLPKDRLRERMETVFGWLKMDDFRDVLGSKMSTGMKQKVSIARTIVHDPPVLIFDEPTSGLDILVQRVVLDKILELRDMGKTIVFSTHSMSEVERLCSRVAIIYRGELQAQGPINELLATYSQPDVEELFFKLVEQADARYAAAGGQAIGAGSNS